Genomic segment of Salvia splendens isolate huo1 chromosome 12, SspV2, whole genome shotgun sequence:
TTaattactccatctgttccCTTATAGTTGGGGTGAAACTTTTTGGCACGAAGTTTAAGAAAGAGTTtttgagtgtgttaaataaataaataaaaagtaagaaagaaaaaaagtagggagaataaagtagaaagtgcaTAGAgtaaatagaataaagtaagagagagtaaagtaagagagagaaaaaaaattacgtATGAAAATGACTTAACTACGAGGGGatttcccaaaatagaaaaatgactgaACGATGAAATGGagattttatttacttattatCGCATAAAATATCTATAATTTATAGAgagatatatttaaaatattaataatacaaTATAGATGTAGGGCGATGCAACGTAATGCCAACAAATCCTGgatttctctctctaaacaaaccatgattttattaatcattcgttattgaaattgcataattattgaaaaatatccGGTACTttactttgaaattttttttaacttattttagatatattagtTATACACAAATATGACCTTAATAATCCTATTAACTTCTCCAATTATATACTACCAccgtttttaaaaaataaaagtttttgaAATGACACAAGTTGTATACActaattggtaaattaagagagatatagaaagaaaaagtaattaaaatattgttaagcgagaatgagtctcacttcattagagagaaaaaaatatttcttaaaatataaagtttttatttttgatagatgtaccaaaatggaaatagtttctattttaaaaaaaacgggGATATATTGTTTTTGAATCCGTGGTGTCATGacttaataaaatttattcGAGAATCGTTTAACTGCAATAGGAATCAATTTGTCCTAATTCAAGTTGCAATTTTAAATATCAACTAAATTACAAATGACAGTTAAAATATGTTTAGTGAGAATGATatgtaaaatataatattaatattttgttcaACACCAAAAAGTATTTGTATGAAAGATATTAACGCAATAATTgacatattctatttaattataaaaaaaagactTTTATTAGCAATTAATTATGAATAACatttatttggatttaattatacttcatctgtcccataaaaatttgaTAGATATAAATGGTATGGATTTTAATTcacaattagtaaaatatgaaaaataataaaaattaaagtattgttagtggagaatgagtctcaccttatcagagagaaaaagtttcttaaattagaaaatttatagtagtaatttttagggatgaactaaaataaaaatagtttatatatttttgttggtatttatattcaaatatctttttatatacatttaacttttttcacatttattaatattttgataTGTCTAACCAAATTATTGCTCATTTTTACGACAATCAATTTAATAGTGGTTTATTTTGAATTACTTAGTCGTCTACGTAATTGTAATTATATAGTTATCCCTCCGTTCTATAATATATGGTACATTTGGGGAATGACACGGGATTATAaatgatgttgttttgtgtgttaagtagagaaataaaataatatatttattaatgtgagagagaactttttctaagAAAAGAAATGTTACATTTTTtctgggacaaactaaaaatgaaggTACGACATCTATtataggacggatggagtactactGTAGTGTTTTAAAGTGTTCTAATCAtagcattaatttttttataattttaaagttaatgtaatgatattattttttatttttaataattttattacaaATGTTTAATCAGTGAAAATTATATGGCCCGTGATGATAGTAGTTCACAAATAAAGAAGGATATTTATGTAAAATACAGATGAACTAATTTATCTGTTATAACCCATATAATCCGGCAGCCGTTACACGCATTCACGCATTTCAACTATACCCACTAAAATCCGATTGAATCTGGTGAAAATGGCGGCCTTGAAACCCTACGACATCGTGATCTTCGGAGCCTCCGGTTTCACCGGGAAATACGTAGTCCGAGAAGCCCTCAAATTCCTCAACGCTCCCAACTCTCCCCTCAAATCCCTCGCCCTCGCCGGCCGCAGTCCGTCTCGCCTCTCAGAGTCTCTCAAATGGGCCGCCGCCCCCAATCCTACGCCGAACATCCCTCTCCTCACCGCCGACACCTCAGACCCGGCCTCTCTCTCCCGCCTCGCCTCGCAATCGAGGATCATCCTCGACTGCGTGGGCCCATTCCGCCTCTACGGGCAGCCCGTCGTGGCGGCCTGCGTGGATTCCGGCTGCGACTACTTGGACATCTGCGGCGAGCCCGATTTCATGGAGAGGATGGAGGCGTCCTACCACGACAAGGCGGTGGATAATGGGTCGCTGGTGATCTCGGCTTGTGGCTTCGACTCCGTGCCGGCGGAGATCGGGCTCATTTTTCACTCCAAACAGTGGGGAGGCCTCTCTGCGCCGAACCGGGTGGAGGCGTATCTGAGTCTGGAGTCGGATAAGAGGATTGTGGGAAATTTTGGGACCTACGAATCGGCGGTTCTTGGAGTGGCTAATGCTGATAAGCTGGTGGAGTTGCGCCGCTCCAGACCTAGAAGGCCGCGCCCCACTGTATGCTACCACTCTTCTTGTTTGTCGGCACTATAAATTAGTTCGATATTGATCATAACTGTGATATATGAAGGTCATTTTTTTAGGTCATGATATTAAGCACATtcgtattttataaaatgacctaaaacaaACTATCCAATATATGATCATCTTGaaattgaaattcaaattgATAATAGGTCATAGCTGAGTAGGGAAAATATTTATCTACATGGATACTTCATCATTCCCCTATTAGTATTAGATGGAGTTCCTCAGCGAATCCTTGTTTTTGATGTGCAAGAAATCATTTGCAGAGTTTAGGAATGGTTTATTATAGCTGTGGTCTGATCTTTGAAATGTATTTTCCCAATAGTAGAACTAAACTTGAATTGTCTGATTGTATTTGTAAATTGGGGAAAAAGGGATTTCATGGCGAAGATGAGAAATACTGTGTTGACTATGTTGAATGATTTAAGTCAATGCAAAGACTATATTGGATCATCTTGAATTGAAATTGATAATAAGTGAAATATTGTAGGTCTTAGAATATAAGCGAATAGGGCAAAAGTATATATGTACATGTATCAGTATACTTCATCAATGCACTATTACTATTAGATGGAGTTCGTCAATGCACACAAGGGTTCCTCAACGAATAGTTGCTTCTGATGTGCAAGAAATCATTTGTAGAGTTTAGGAATATTCAGTTTATTATACCAGTGATCTAATCTGTGAAATGTATTTTCTAGAGTTGAAACTAAACTTGAATTTCAGACTGTAGATTTTAGTAATGGAGTATTATCGTATGCTTTATCTGAACCATTTATATCCTTTCCTAATGTCAAGTGTGGGGCTGGGGCTTGAATCTCAAACTCAAATCTAATCTTGAATCTCAGATTCCTGGAACTACACCTTCCAAGGGCTCCATCATTGAGAACCAGAAGCAGTTGGGCCTCTGGGCTTTACGCCTGCCATCAGCGGACTCTGTTGTTGTTCGAAGAACACAGGCTATGTTGACTGAAAACCCCCATGGTTTACCCGGTGTAAACGAGAGTGTTGAGCATGTGAAAAAGAGGGAGGAGTTCTGGTCATCCACAAAGCCAGCccattttggtgtgaaattagGCTCAAAGTCATTGCTCGGCTTGTTTCCTGTGATCACACTCGGTGTGTTCTTGGGGCTCTTGAGCAAGAGTAGAGTTGGGAGATGGCTTCTGCTCAAGTTTCCCTCTTTCTTCAGCGTCGGATGGTTCAGGAAGAAGGGGCCTTCGGAGGAGGAAGTGGCCAGTGCTACCTTCAAGATGTGGTTTGTGGGACAAGGGTATTCAGATAGCAGTCTAGCTTCGCAGGGTGACAAGAAGCCTGATACTGAAGTGGTAACGAGGGTGATGGGACCTGAGATTGGATATCTGACGACCCCAATCGTGCTACTTCAGTGTGCTCTTGTGCTGCTGGATGGCCGCGATAATCTGCCTAAAGGTGGAGTTTATACGCCTGGGATTGTATTCGGCCCAACAGACCTTGAGCAGCGCCTGCAGGACAATGGGATATCATTCGATTTCATCTCAAAGAAAGCGCTTTCTTCCTGAAGCTTGGCTGCCTTGTGTACGGTTTGACATTTTACATTAAATGCTGCAATAAAAGAATACTTCTTGAAATTCTGTCTGGAAATCTATCACCAAGTGCATATCATGTGATTTGGATTGTTGATATTTCTTGCTTTTtcaagaaaaaatgaaatgtataGACATGAATATGCTTACTATCAATCACCCTAAAATGAATGCAACTCTTTTGATTGCACTTAAAATGCtctgtttttctttaattattacAGACTTCTTAATTGTTTCAACTAACATACTTAAGATGACAGCATCTATTCTCTGTGTTAAGTTAGTTAAACGATGTTGTTTATGCAAAATTCTTCAAATTTCatgaaaaaaattcaatctttttaTCTATTATTCGTTCAATTTTCACAAGTGCTATGATCACAAATAATAGAGGACCATATGAAAAATTAAAGAGGTTGAAGGGGAAGAGCAGCTGCGAAGTTCAAGGTAAAGGCTAAATAGGATTGATTGAACTTTATAACATTCAATCATGAAAATTGTGTGAGTATTGTAGATCATGGAGAGTCTCGGGATTCTCCTTGAGTGTTACTTTTTTGTATCTTAAATTCCATTCACTATCAATACAATTCCTGTTCTTCTCTCCCAGTCTTCATCTTTGAGTCTATCAACTGTGATTACGTTCTCCTATCCTTCTTGATTGATCTGTTATGGAACATCGTAGTTCATCTTCGCTGTCAGTCTTCATCGTCGTTGCTTCTTTCATGGTTCCAGAGAAAGAGTGCAACAACATGATTTCATATGGAGTGCACACAGAGAAATGTTTAATGACATGTAAGACGTATTTCTAGTgaaaaaatttagcatctttgtTATTGGGAAATGGTTAAATACGTTGTTCTAATTGACAATGTCATATTGTAATTACAAATTCATCCAAAAGCATCACCAGTTAAACAAAAGTTGTtgttaaataaatttatgacaAGTATTACAACTAATAGGATATATTTAGTTTGTACTATAAATTTATCTTCTTATCTAGTTGTTGCTGCTAGTAAACATCTGCATGACTTTGTCAAAAGCCTTTTGAGAGCTACCACCAATCTCATAGGCTTCCCTGGCTCTCTCCCTCGCAATCATAGCTGCCTTGTTGATGTCCAAGTCTTCCATCGTCTGCCTAACCACTCGGCCAATCTCGTCCCTGTCGACCACCTCTTCCCCTCGGCTGTTCCACTCCTTCATCCAGATTCCCAAATCAGTCTTTTCTACAGCTTCCGCATTCATCATCTGATCACCATGTTGCGGCCATGCCAACACCGGAACCCCTTCCCAAGCGGCCTGCATAATCGACTTCCATTCACATTGATTCACAAACACACCAATGGCAGGGTCAGTTAGAACCCTCTCTTGATCCACTCCCCCTTTCACTATCATCCCGTTGTCACGTCTCTCAAAGCAAGCCGTGCCTTGAGCGATCACCCAGAGGTAATGATATCCACATATCTCTAACCCTTTTCGCAGCTCTCTCATCTGATCTTCTGAGATTACTTCTTGGCTTCCAAAGTTGATATACACAACAGATTTGGCAGGTTTTTCGCTCAACCATGTAAGAAAATGCTGATGGCCTCCGAGTTTCTGGTAAGGTTGTAGCGGGCCGATAGGGAAAAGTGGTGGCTGGCTTCTGTTGAGGGCTGCCAGAGTCTCTTGTTCAAACCAGTCGAACGTGTTGAAGAGGATGCCTCTCACTCTGGAGAGTGCTCGAGCATTTGGGACAAGGTATTCTGTTAGCAAAtgatttgttgatgatttttttaGCCAAGCAGCAGGAATGTTGGCTTTCGGTATTGATGGCATTCCCTGCACTTCAATCTCTTCCGCAGAATCGCTGAACACGTTAGGGTCTTGAGACAGCAGGCGTGGTACGGCTAAAAACTTTACTGAGGTGGTGGAAACCACCAAGAGAGGAATGTTGAGATCAGCGGAGATTTGAGAAAGCGTGGCTGCTATAGCGAAGTCTGAGAATACAGCGGAAGCTCGTAGAGAAGCTAGAATCGGGGTTAGTTGATAGAGAGAACGATTGGTGGTTGCTACGTGTGCTATAAATGGATCATCACTGATGGTGGTGGCGACGTCAGTATCTGCTAGCATATCTACATCAAGAAGCTCCACACCTGGCTGGCTGGCGAAGTCAGAATCAACGGGATGAGGTTGAACGTTGATGAAGGTGACTCTGCAGCTGCGTGGAGCTGCCATCGCTGCAGCGAGTCGGAAGAATGTAGCTGGATTTCCGATGCCACTGGGAAGGAAAACTAGGTGAGGAGGCTGAGGCTTTTCTTTCATGTTTGGAACTgacattttcaaattttgaatcatGTATAGTGGTTGTTATTTGTTCATAAATGGATTGGTCTCTACGTCGACATCTTGTTGGTTTGTTGTTGAAATAGGAATCTGCTTCATTGTTTTTCCATGCAGACATCATCTTGTGTAGTTTATCTTGGTCACGACTCATCTTTGTGGGGAAGAAGATTTTTTTGTAGAATTTATGTCGATGTCTCGTGTTATTTATGatataattttgaattattgatgGTCCCGACTTATATCGGATATAATCATAATCATTAACATTAACAATAATAAAGATATTTGctgataaattaattttttttacttaaactaaaaatattctaGTATAAAATATAGGACCAAAAAacggagtgatcaattgctaactaattagcaatcacaaattaagaccaaattttagcattagattaggagatctaagtggttgaaataatgtcacatgaattatattttaaattaaaaaaattattaaataaatttaaagggtattaatgtcaattctctatcaacaaaatcatcttaaaactttaaatttacataattctctcgatttaaattattttttcgcaaaaaaatatatcaaattaaagataattttataaggattccaacgagatcccaattgcatatgttccgacgatgttcgggtgatgaaatttgataaattatatttcaattttcgtacgTGTTGATAAGtagattttatcaacaaatgcaaaaaaatctcaatatagtgtatgcaaaatctcaatataatgtaggtaaaatatcaataaaactgtgttgatattttcttgtatttgtgttgatattctcaagtcatattgttgatatttgtaatacactatgttgatatataaaaaataccCACGAAAATTACccttttgttaatattttgtctattatttattgaaatttgtgagctttaatctcatccattcatttcaaaatctaagggtgtagatttagtcatagttttggattatggtgttataagcatTAGAAGATGACTCATCtgttataattataaatatttatcacTATAATGAGTTTATTAAATTTACTATAATTGTaaatttttttgtcataattactccctccgtcccataaaaatatatgcgtTTGAAATGATACgagaattaatgcacaatttgtacAGAAGGAAGAGAATGAAGAAGACTAATTAGAGTAGTGTTGGTGGATAGTGAAatccatattattattagtgtttaatgatgAGCCTTAGTTGTATAAGTTGTAAGTAAATTAATGTACATGGATAATGAGCTAGGGACAACATTTCTTAAATAAAAATGCTCATATTGTTATGAGACCGACGTAAATTGAAAGTGCACCTAATTTTATGGGACTAATGAAGTATTATGATTATgtcattataaatttatttaaatactataaaatttttatttctgtTTATACTTAATTAACATGAATATAGATAACATTTTATTCTtttgattaaaatatttatttcgaattcttaaaaagtatttttggaatagaaatggaaaataaaagaaagatagTTAAATCCATATTATTGGATAAAAAATCTCTTCACTTATCCAAATTTGTTAAtagtatttttgttatttttctcTAAAGTTCCCTTTTTGTACATGTAATCTCAAACGGTACTCTAGTTAATTAAAGAAGAAACAATATCATaacacaaaaattaaattaagaaatagTACTCTCTTCGATCCATAAAATTATGGGCAATGTGTATTGCataagaattaagataaaattggtaaagtgagagagaagagaagaatgatatggtaaagtgagagagacggggaaaatggtagttaaagtagtgctAATGGATAATAAGACCTATAttaataaattgatataactttacaaaaataaaatgcacatatttttatggaacagacgaaaatgaaaagtgcacatatttttatgggacgaaaggACTatctatttaataaattttaaaaacataTTATTACAACATAATTAGGCACCGTGAAAGGACTatctatttaataaattttaaaaacataTTATTACAACATAATTAGGCACCAAAACGGTTAATCGGGCTATGAAGTTTGGGCTTTAACTAAATTAGTGTCACAAACAACTTAGTGTTCTAAACGCAtggaaaattaatactactgcATAATAACCCTAAAAATTTCTAAACGCATGATtggtaaaattaattattttacattGTGGATTGCATTTATACATATGAAACTACCGTGTAGGTTTTCAAAATTGTATCTAAACTTATTACTCCTActacataaatttaatttaattgcagTGACACCCAAAACTtataaattattcaaaattcAGCCGAAACCcgtcttttatatatatatataaatagatatCGTGATATATTTTTCAAGTAACGATGTTATATAGGTATTTATGTCATAATAATGTCATTTATTGGATACATAATGCTTATTATACGGTAATTAGTATAACAATGCATTggatattattaatataattgaatattattaatataattctGACAATTACTACCGAAATTAAATTGATTGAATATAGAAGGTAATCTAAATGCTAATTATaagtaatttaatattttaaacatGACAGTTATTGAAATTCAATGGGTTCAAAGTGGTAGGtagtttaataaaaaaatttaaattgcaTTTACATTCTTGGCATAAAATGATTATTCAAAATGGTCCAAAACTCGtcttttatattagtatatatagATAATGTTATATGCAAAGAGATAAAACAACATATTACTCGTTCTGCGTACGAaataatattcatatttatCATTTCGATCTGTCCACTAACTCATAACACTCACTATTTATTGGAGTATAAAACAAATTTATACAACTGGAACCTCCATTCTACTAATTTTATCTACTCACTTTCATTTACGTTCCTTAAAACCGGCATCAAGTCGAAGTAAAACTTTAAACTATGaaaggagggagtactatattctTAAACAATATGCCctaatttactttattctattttcaCCACCGTATTTTATCTTTCCTCCACCGTCTCTCTCTGGAATTTCTTTCGGTATTCAAAATCTGTAGGCTAAACAACAAACCAACCACACTCATTGGCTCAACCCCTATTATTCTTTACTAGTGGTCACCAAACTATCACACGTCGGTTCTTCACTA
This window contains:
- the LOC121759175 gene encoding probable mitochondrial saccharopine dehydrogenase-like oxidoreductase At5g39410, with product MAALKPYDIVIFGASGFTGKYVVREALKFLNAPNSPLKSLALAGRSPSRLSESLKWAAAPNPTPNIPLLTADTSDPASLSRLASQSRIILDCVGPFRLYGQPVVAACVDSGCDYLDICGEPDFMERMEASYHDKAVDNGSLVISACGFDSVPAEIGLIFHSKQWGGLSAPNRVEAYLSLESDKRIVGNFGTYESAVLGVANADKLVELRRSRPRRPRPTIPGTTPSKGSIIENQKQLGLWALRLPSADSVVVRRTQAMLTENPHGLPGVNESVEHVKKREEFWSSTKPAHFGVKLGSKSLLGLFPVITLGVFLGLLSKSRVGRWLLLKFPSFFSVGWFRKKGPSEEEVASATFKMWFVGQGYSDSSLASQGDKKPDTEVVTRVMGPEIGYLTTPIVLLQCALVLLDGRDNLPKGGVYTPGIVFGPTDLEQRLQDNGISFDFISKKALSS
- the LOC121757663 gene encoding UDP-glycosyltransferase CGT-like, whose product is MEPSPTRAHAPPYRCCRLGLRHQEEAEQAKGPEDKQKFQGGIMPLSAAAKRTKNTVVGDYMSSDSGTPPMDLNQPMYEDESSGTPMSSQHPIGVNAAKNKGKAKAISSQAPDRVPNMKEKPQPPHLVFLPSGIGNPATFFRLAAAMAAPRSCRVTFINVQPHPVDSDFASQPGVELLDVDMLADTDVATTISDDPFIAHVATTNRSLYQLTPILASLRASAVFSDFAIAATLSQISADLNIPLLVVSTTSVKFLAVPRLLSQDPNVFSDSAEEIEVQGMPSIPKANIPAAWLKKSSTNHLLTEYLVPNARALSRVRGILFNTFDWFEQETLAALNRSQPPLFPIGPLQPYQKLGGHQHFLTWLSEKPAKSVVYINFGSQEVISEDQMRELRKGLEICGYHYLWVIAQGTACFERRDNGMIVKGGVDQERVLTDPAIGVFVNQCEWKSIMQAAWEGVPVLAWPQHGDQMMNAEAVEKTDLGIWMKEWNSRGEEVVDRDEIGRVVRQTMEDLDINKAAMIARERAREAYEIGGSSQKAFDKVMQMFTSSNN